The Mammaliicoccus sciuri genome window below encodes:
- a CDS encoding alanine/glycine:cation symporter family protein — protein sequence MKDFDSYIPDWFHNFVQWGNDLIWTQNLIFLLLLAGVFFTISSRVVQLRWLPEMFRVIFEKPETLEDGRKGISSFQAFAISAASRVGTGNIAGVATAIVLGGPGAVFWMWVIAFIGAASAFFEATLAQVYKVKDKEGGFRGGPAYYIERGLGQKWLGVVFAILITVTFAFVFNTVQSNTIAASLNEQYEFSNVITGIILAIITALVIFGGVRSIATVSSFIVPIMAVGYIGLVGYILFVNADQIWPMIQNIVKSAFGLHPAFGGAMGFAVMQGIKRGLFSNEAGMGSAANAAATAAVSHPVKQGLIQALGVFFDTMIICSSTAIMLLLYTDLQFGVDAPQGVAVTQQALTTHVGEFGGIFLTIAVFMFAFSSIIGNYYYGQSNIEYLTKNKIIMFIFRALVVAMVFVGSVVQVQTVWDTADLFMGLMAIINIVALFGLATVVFEVAKDYRAQRKRKLNPVFKIENLKVNYNNIEAWGDNPYATLNKKETTEQSPEVNTKYEEPKEDTFDIIKDDDKDEDK from the coding sequence TTGAAAGATTTTGATAGTTATATCCCAGATTGGTTTCATAATTTTGTCCAATGGGGTAATGATTTAATTTGGACTCAAAACTTAATTTTCCTATTACTACTAGCTGGTGTATTCTTTACAATAAGTTCTAGAGTAGTACAACTTAGATGGCTACCAGAAATGTTTAGAGTCATTTTCGAAAAACCTGAAACATTAGAAGATGGAAGAAAAGGTATATCTTCTTTCCAAGCATTTGCTATAAGTGCTGCTTCTCGTGTTGGTACTGGTAATATCGCAGGTGTTGCAACAGCGATTGTATTAGGTGGCCCAGGTGCAGTATTTTGGATGTGGGTTATTGCATTTATTGGTGCAGCAAGTGCATTCTTTGAAGCAACATTAGCACAAGTATATAAAGTTAAAGATAAAGAAGGTGGGTTCCGTGGTGGACCAGCTTATTACATAGAACGTGGTTTAGGTCAGAAATGGCTTGGTGTTGTGTTTGCAATACTTATAACAGTAACGTTTGCATTTGTATTTAACACAGTTCAATCTAATACGATTGCAGCTTCTTTAAATGAACAGTATGAATTTTCAAATGTGATAACTGGAATTATCTTGGCTATTATTACAGCATTAGTTATTTTTGGTGGTGTAAGAAGTATCGCAACAGTATCTTCATTTATCGTGCCAATTATGGCAGTTGGATATATCGGTTTAGTTGGTTATATCTTATTTGTGAATGCTGATCAAATTTGGCCAATGATTCAAAATATCGTAAAAAGTGCATTTGGTTTACATCCTGCATTTGGTGGGGCAATGGGATTTGCAGTTATGCAAGGTATTAAACGTGGCTTGTTCTCAAACGAAGCTGGTATGGGTTCTGCAGCAAACGCAGCAGCAACAGCAGCCGTAAGTCACCCAGTTAAACAAGGTTTAATCCAAGCGTTAGGTGTATTCTTTGATACTATGATTATCTGTTCATCAACAGCAATCATGTTATTACTTTATACTGATTTACAATTTGGAGTAGATGCGCCTCAAGGTGTGGCTGTTACGCAACAAGCACTTACAACACATGTTGGTGAATTCGGTGGTATATTCTTAACAATAGCCGTATTTATGTTTGCATTCTCTTCAATTATTGGTAACTATTACTACGGTCAATCAAATATTGAATACTTAACTAAAAATAAAATCATAATGTTTATCTTTAGAGCTTTAGTAGTAGCCATGGTCTTTGTAGGATCAGTTGTACAAGTACAAACAGTATGGGATACAGCAGACTTATTTATGGGATTAATGGCAATCATCAATATCGTAGCGCTATTCGGACTTGCAACAGTTGTATTTGAAGTTGCTAAAGATTATCGTGCACAAAGAAAGCGTAAGTTAAATCCAGTATTTAAAATTGAAAACTTAAAAGTTAACTATAATAATATCGAAGCATGGGGCGATAACCCTTATGCAACATTAAACAAAAAAGAAACAACAGAACAATCACCTGAAGTAAATACAAAGTATGAAGAACCTAAAGAAGATACTTTTGACATTATTAAAGATGATGATAAAGACGAAGATAAATAA
- the parC gene encoding DNA topoisomerase IV subunit A translates to MVEQIQNLPLEDVIGDRFGRYSKYIIQDRALPDVRDGLKPVQRRILFAMYKDGNTYDRNFRKSAKTVGNVIGNYHPHGDSSVYDAMVRMSQDWKLRHVLIEMHGNNGSIDNDPPAAMRYTEAKLSKLAEVLLQDIDKETVEHVQNFDDTAMEPMVLPARYPNLLVNGSTGISAGYATDIPPHNLGEVIDATLKLIDKPSTSVDELIEHIKGPDFPTGGIIQGLDGIKKAYKTGKGKIVVRSKVEIEKIRGGREQIVVTEVPFEVNKGTLVKKIDELRADKKIEGIVEVRDETDREGLRIAIELKKDINSEGVLNYLYKNTDLQVLYHFNMVAINNRRPELLGLKQILESYIEHQKEVVTRRSQYELSQAQKRMHIVEGLIKALSILDEVIETIRASKNKRDAKENLIAKYEFTEEQAEAIVMLQLYRLTNTDIVSLENEFDELKQTIERLKDILQNEKSLFKVIKNELRAVRKEFADERLTEIEEKIEEIKIEKEILVPSEETIVSVTHDGYIKRTSNRSYIASGVEEVGLKDGDYLLMHEKMNTQDTLIVFTNKGNYLFIPVHEIVDLKWKDLGKHISQMIPIDDDELVISVNKETDFKLSSNYIIATKNGMIKKSTNDKFKASRITKPLVAIKLKGDDEVVSVLKIENDELITVITEKGMSLTYDTDELSDIGLKAAGVKSINLKDNDKVVMTDKLPNDQSVFIVTDRGSVKRMKAEQFVPAKRSQRGLMILKELKSKAHRIVFARTLAEDETCVMISEKDQIKVNTKDFNFSERYTNGRFVVDENDFGQVIDAYFEEKSID, encoded by the coding sequence ATGGTTGAACAAATTCAAAACCTTCCTTTAGAAGATGTAATTGGAGATAGATTCGGTAGATATAGTAAATATATCATTCAAGATCGTGCACTGCCTGATGTACGAGATGGATTAAAACCTGTACAACGTAGAATATTGTTTGCGATGTATAAAGACGGTAATACGTATGATAGAAACTTTAGAAAAAGTGCTAAAACGGTTGGTAACGTAATCGGTAATTATCATCCACATGGTGATTCTTCTGTATACGATGCAATGGTTCGTATGAGTCAAGATTGGAAATTGAGACACGTACTAATAGAAATGCATGGTAATAACGGTAGTATTGATAATGACCCTCCAGCAGCAATGCGTTATACTGAGGCTAAATTAAGTAAGTTAGCTGAAGTATTATTACAAGATATCGATAAAGAAACAGTTGAACATGTACAAAACTTTGATGATACTGCGATGGAGCCGATGGTATTGCCAGCTAGGTATCCTAACTTATTAGTCAATGGATCCACAGGTATTTCTGCTGGATATGCAACTGATATTCCACCGCATAATCTAGGAGAAGTCATTGATGCGACATTAAAGCTTATCGATAAGCCAAGCACATCTGTAGATGAATTAATTGAACATATAAAAGGACCGGATTTCCCAACAGGCGGTATTATTCAAGGGTTAGATGGTATTAAGAAAGCCTATAAAACAGGTAAAGGTAAAATCGTTGTTAGAAGTAAAGTAGAAATAGAAAAAATTAGAGGCGGAAGAGAACAAATAGTCGTAACTGAAGTACCATTTGAAGTTAACAAAGGTACGTTAGTTAAGAAAATTGATGAACTCAGAGCAGATAAGAAAATTGAAGGTATTGTAGAAGTTCGTGATGAAACAGATAGAGAAGGTTTACGAATTGCCATTGAACTTAAGAAAGATATTAATAGTGAAGGTGTTCTGAATTATCTTTATAAGAACACAGACTTACAAGTGCTTTATCATTTCAATATGGTTGCAATTAATAATAGAAGACCTGAATTATTGGGCCTCAAACAAATTCTTGAAAGTTATATTGAACATCAAAAAGAAGTCGTAACAAGACGTTCTCAATATGAATTATCTCAAGCACAAAAACGTATGCACATCGTTGAAGGTTTAATTAAAGCATTGTCTATTTTAGACGAAGTTATTGAAACAATTAGAGCTTCTAAAAACAAACGTGATGCGAAGGAAAATTTAATTGCGAAATATGAATTTACTGAAGAACAAGCTGAAGCAATCGTAATGTTACAACTTTATAGATTAACAAACACAGATATTGTTTCTTTAGAAAATGAATTTGATGAACTTAAACAAACTATCGAACGCTTAAAAGATATTTTACAAAATGAAAAATCATTATTTAAAGTGATTAAAAATGAACTTAGAGCAGTTCGAAAAGAATTTGCTGATGAACGTTTAACCGAAATCGAAGAAAAAATTGAAGAAATTAAAATTGAAAAAGAAATTTTAGTTCCAAGTGAAGAAACTATTGTTTCTGTTACGCATGATGGATACATTAAACGTACGTCTAATAGAAGTTATATCGCAAGTGGTGTTGAAGAAGTTGGGCTTAAAGACGGTGACTACTTATTAATGCACGAAAAAATGAATACGCAAGATACTTTAATTGTATTCACAAATAAAGGTAATTACTTATTTATACCTGTACATGAAATTGTGGACTTAAAGTGGAAAGATCTTGGTAAACATATTTCACAAATGATTCCAATTGATGATGATGAACTTGTCATTTCTGTAAATAAAGAAACAGATTTCAAGTTATCGTCTAATTATATTATCGCGACGAAAAACGGCATGATCAAAAAGTCTACAAATGATAAATTTAAAGCGAGCAGAATTACAAAACCACTCGTTGCCATTAAACTTAAAGGTGACGATGAAGTTGTTTCTGTATTGAAAATAGAAAATGATGAACTTATAACAGTCATTACCGAAAAAGGTATGAGCTTAACTTATGATACGGATGAGTTATCCGATATTGGTTTGAAAGCAGCCGGTGTTAAATCTATTAACTTGAAAGATAATGATAAAGTTGTGATGACAGATAAATTACCAAATGATCAATCCGTGTTTATTGTGACAGATCGTGGTTCAGTTAAAAGAATGAAAGCAGAACAATTTGTACCTGCTAAAAGATCTCAACGTGGTTTAATGATCTTGAAAGAACTAAAATCTAAAGCGCATAGAATCGTATTTGCTAGAACATTAGCAGAAGATGAAACATGTGTGATGATTTCAGAAAAAGATCAAATCAAAGTGAATACTAAAGACTTTAACTTTAGTGAACGATACACAAATGGTCGATTTGTTGTTGACGAGAATGACTTTGGTCAAGTTATTGATGCATATTTTGAAGAAAAATCTATAGATTAA